In Desulfovibrio sp. 86, the following proteins share a genomic window:
- a CDS encoding type II toxin-antitoxin system PemK/MazF family toxin, with protein sequence MQRGEVWWVNFDPSQGMEIQKCRPAVILTVNALNKARGTVVVVPLSTSAKPRPPIVVPLDSAGAGSVAVCDQLCAADKKRFGKKLCDLSAADLATLTESMKIVLGLM encoded by the coding sequence ATGCAGCGCGGTGAAGTCTGGTGGGTAAACTTCGACCCGTCCCAGGGGATGGAGATACAAAAATGCCGCCCTGCCGTGATCCTCACGGTCAACGCGCTCAACAAAGCCAGGGGTACGGTCGTGGTGGTGCCGCTTTCCACTTCGGCCAAGCCCCGCCCGCCCATCGTGGTGCCTCTTGACTCCGCAGGGGCTGGCTCTGTGGCTGTGTGCGACCAGCTTTGCGCGGCAGACAAAAAACGCTTTGGCAAAAAGCTCTGCGATCTTTCCGCCGCCGACCTGGCCACGTTGACCGAATCCATGAAGATTGTGCTGGGCCTCATGTAG
- a CDS encoding zincin-like metallopeptidase domain-containing protein, translated as MSQEHTAEKKNRFQISREVQEEFVNSVAANMLALAETAGKWQKPWVADKPLGMPFCATTGREYGGANMVKLMLTSIVNGYNDDRWMTFKQFQQIQADHPARDMKVKKGVKGTKLLRPEEITFIVKEDGKWEYLTDKQIKEFAARKEQGLDVPDVQRMTLFYPFTVFNAAQIDGFPPKEQQAQPMTPIERNDFVERFIACTGIPVEHHTGDAYYEPKADTVKMPFPERFISTEEYYASKLHETYHATGHAMRENRKEKETPNIKNYAFEEMRAEMFSMLAGARFDLPMPESNSSAYINKWNQTFSGGDAKAVFQAAAEAAKVLTIMHQFEMGEQPKAQWFPRSENWPGLIADQVQRDAACGAHMPVPAEQVAARSTDDPMPRPAPLSFEASAAAFQEADNPLIKARIILQNPDFLEMALKQDAATARSLASLCDSFAQTLSMELDEKNRAALAPTGTEAPATRMRM; from the coding sequence ATGAGCCAGGAACACACTGCGGAAAAGAAAAACCGCTTCCAGATCAGCCGGGAAGTGCAGGAAGAGTTCGTCAACTCTGTTGCCGCAAACATGCTGGCCCTCGCAGAGACGGCGGGCAAATGGCAAAAGCCCTGGGTGGCGGACAAGCCCCTGGGGATGCCGTTCTGCGCCACCACGGGCCGGGAGTACGGCGGGGCCAACATGGTCAAGCTCATGCTGACCAGCATCGTCAACGGCTACAACGATGACAGGTGGATGACGTTTAAGCAATTTCAACAAATTCAGGCTGATCATCCTGCGCGGGATATGAAGGTGAAGAAAGGCGTCAAGGGCACCAAGCTCCTGCGGCCCGAAGAGATCACTTTCATCGTCAAAGAGGATGGCAAGTGGGAATATCTTACGGATAAGCAGATCAAGGAGTTCGCCGCCCGAAAGGAACAAGGGCTGGACGTGCCCGATGTGCAGCGCATGACCTTGTTCTATCCGTTCACTGTATTCAACGCCGCACAGATCGATGGTTTTCCGCCCAAGGAACAGCAGGCGCAACCCATGACGCCCATTGAACGTAATGACTTTGTGGAGCGATTCATCGCCTGCACGGGCATTCCGGTGGAGCACCATACGGGGGATGCCTACTACGAGCCGAAAGCTGATACGGTAAAAATGCCTTTTCCCGAGCGCTTCATCAGCACGGAAGAATACTACGCATCCAAACTGCATGAGACATACCACGCCACGGGTCACGCTATGCGGGAAAACCGCAAGGAAAAAGAAACCCCCAACATCAAGAACTACGCTTTTGAAGAAATGCGGGCAGAAATGTTCTCCATGCTGGCCGGGGCACGGTTTGACCTGCCCATGCCGGAAAGCAATTCCTCCGCATACATCAATAAGTGGAATCAGACCTTCTCAGGAGGCGATGCCAAGGCCGTGTTCCAGGCAGCGGCAGAAGCGGCCAAGGTGCTGACCATCATGCACCAGTTTGAAATGGGCGAGCAGCCCAAGGCCCAGTGGTTCCCGCGCAGTGAAAACTGGCCGGGCCTCATTGCTGATCAGGTGCAGCGTGATGCCGCCTGCGGTGCGCACATGCCCGTGCCTGCGGAACAGGTTGCGGCCAGAAGCACGGACGATCCCATGCCCCGCCCAGCGCCGTTGTCGTTCGAAGCGTCGGCGGCTGCCTTTCAGGAAGCGGATAACCCCCTGATCAAGGCCCGCATCATTCTTCAAAATCCCGATTTTCTGGAAATGGCCCTCAAGCAGGATGCCGCAACGGCCCGGTCGCTGGCCTCGCTGTGTGATTCTTTTGCCCAGACGCTGAGCATGGAACTGGACGAAAAGAACCGGGCCGCACTGGCTCCCACCGGAACAGAAGCGCCTGCAACGCGCATGAGGATGTGA
- the icmT gene encoding IcmT/TraK family protein → MNHDVLWRDTALSPKIFILDARAVFPLALWLFHWAYWTACVAVAGIVILYLVQRTGMTPLACARTLRVAFMGRRRETRQHEAHWRQRCRW, encoded by the coding sequence ATGAATCACGATGTGCTCTGGCGGGATACCGCCCTCAGTCCCAAAATCTTCATTCTGGACGCTCGCGCAGTCTTTCCCCTTGCCCTGTGGCTCTTTCACTGGGCGTACTGGACGGCCTGTGTTGCAGTGGCCGGAATCGTCATCCTCTATCTTGTGCAGCGCACGGGCATGACGCCGCTGGCCTGCGCCCGTACTTTGCGCGTGGCCTTCATGGGCAGGCGGCGGGAGACGCGACAGCACGAGGCGCACTGGCGGCAACGCTGTCGCTGGTAG
- a CDS encoding type IV secretion protein IcmB, whose product MLDTLVHGVDRGLRALSETFYGPAGSYCKLETVDRGALVADDGSLITVLRLEGALKQVGLAEHKTIMLGLTEKLQSTLSRPGHCIQVVFEYDPEASEGRIREMLLPSRRTAQNLGLDIGPLLENWGQALQRYCSMETCWLVLWTRPGVLAESLRKTALKERMVSMRKAPMQPGCQQIAAGIAALHDAHNGFVTGVLDAFKQVELLTYPLTPHEALRDIRVCIDPDFTSLDWQARIPGDPLPLRLPDADAPASAMLHNVIYPDFKTQLWPREGHMLSRSALQVGDRLYGPLVMTLMPQTPKPFQEFFRVLARRDERMPYRVAFLLEPGGLFLGLKPLLSAVLAFASTDNKRFNKALEGLRALDLEGMCCIRFRIMFCTWASCINLPVPQAHGLLRRRMAELTKAVQGWGTTDVTESIGDPLLGLTATVPGMMPSSPAPVTAAPLDDAIGMLPQRAASPWKEGSLLLRTLDGKLIPFAPNSSEQAAWIDLGVAPMGGGKSVFLNAMNFAFVTQAGLSRLPWVSIVDVGPSSSGLITLLKENLPEGKKHLAAYHRLRMTEEYCINPFDTPLGCRCPLPAHKAFLSNLLSLMATPVKETAPPESVPNIMMRAIDSAYLELSEGNKPKLYQSNILPDLHELLLREKVPLDAITTWWEVVDALFVRGYVHEAIQAQRYAVPVLADVAAQIAQNQGIIYSYDQGVRDKTRTALVDASDSYVVLKNPTRFDLGDAQIVSLDLDEVAPRGGDLQDRQSAIMYMLARHVLGSRFFLMPADVELMPEQYQAYHAERIEAIREDPKRLCYDEAHRVTKNTSVSGQLEADMTTMARESRKWNLSIGLYTQSIDDIPDIIIELATTILILGAGTDKGIEDLAKRFALNGACRYALGHLGKPGPAGSNLVGLFRTGAGLSQLVLSLTIGGQPLWAFSTTTEDVAIRNHLYKRMEPSEALRRLAARFPGGSAKSEVERRRRRVTDQSSADDVLVNVIQEIVNEIARNV is encoded by the coding sequence ATGCTGGATACCCTCGTACACGGCGTTGATCGTGGTCTTCGTGCTCTGTCCGAGACCTTTTACGGGCCTGCGGGGTCGTATTGCAAGCTGGAAACCGTGGACAGAGGTGCCCTGGTGGCCGACGACGGCAGCCTCATCACCGTCTTGCGGCTGGAAGGGGCGCTCAAGCAGGTGGGCCTTGCCGAGCACAAAACCATCATGCTTGGCCTAACGGAAAAGCTGCAATCCACGCTCTCGCGTCCCGGCCACTGCATTCAGGTGGTGTTTGAATATGACCCGGAGGCCAGCGAGGGGCGCATCCGTGAAATGCTGTTGCCCTCGCGCCGTACCGCGCAAAACCTTGGTCTGGACATTGGCCCCTTACTGGAAAACTGGGGTCAAGCGTTGCAACGCTATTGCTCGATGGAGACCTGCTGGCTGGTTTTGTGGACGCGGCCTGGTGTGCTGGCAGAAAGTCTCCGCAAAACAGCCCTCAAAGAGCGCATGGTTTCCATGCGTAAAGCCCCCATGCAACCGGGTTGCCAGCAGATTGCTGCGGGCATTGCCGCCCTGCACGACGCGCACAACGGCTTTGTGACCGGCGTGTTGGATGCTTTCAAGCAGGTGGAGCTGTTAACCTATCCGCTGACGCCTCATGAAGCTTTGCGGGATATTCGCGTGTGCATTGACCCGGACTTCACCAGTCTGGATTGGCAGGCGCGTATTCCCGGCGACCCGTTGCCCCTGCGCCTGCCCGATGCGGACGCTCCGGCATCAGCCATGCTGCACAACGTCATTTACCCGGATTTCAAGACACAGCTCTGGCCGCGTGAGGGACACATGCTTTCGCGCAGTGCTCTTCAGGTAGGAGATCGGTTGTATGGGCCGCTCGTCATGACACTCATGCCCCAAACCCCCAAGCCATTTCAGGAATTTTTCAGAGTGTTGGCTAGGCGGGACGAACGCATGCCGTATCGCGTGGCTTTTCTGCTGGAGCCGGGTGGGCTTTTTTTGGGCCTCAAGCCGCTGCTGTCTGCTGTGCTGGCGTTTGCCAGCACGGACAACAAGCGCTTCAACAAAGCTCTGGAAGGCTTGCGGGCCTTGGACTTGGAGGGAATGTGCTGCATTCGCTTTCGCATCATGTTCTGTACCTGGGCTTCCTGTATAAACCTGCCGGTGCCGCAGGCGCACGGTTTGCTGCGTCGGCGCATGGCGGAGCTGACCAAGGCAGTTCAGGGCTGGGGCACCACGGATGTGACAGAATCCATAGGCGATCCTCTGCTGGGGCTGACGGCCACGGTGCCCGGCATGATGCCTTCAAGTCCGGCTCCGGTTACGGCAGCGCCGCTTGATGACGCCATTGGCATGTTGCCGCAACGTGCGGCCTCTCCCTGGAAAGAAGGGAGTCTTCTGCTGCGTACTTTGGACGGCAAGCTCATTCCCTTTGCCCCAAATTCGTCAGAACAGGCTGCGTGGATTGATCTTGGTGTGGCTCCGATGGGCGGCGGCAAGTCGGTCTTTCTTAACGCCATGAACTTCGCTTTTGTGACCCAGGCCGGGCTTTCGCGCCTGCCGTGGGTGTCCATCGTGGACGTTGGCCCATCCAGTTCCGGCCTCATTACGCTGCTCAAAGAAAATCTGCCCGAAGGTAAAAAACACCTGGCCGCTTATCACCGGCTCAGGATGACGGAAGAGTATTGCATCAATCCTTTTGACACGCCGCTGGGCTGTCGGTGTCCTTTGCCCGCACACAAGGCGTTTTTGTCCAACCTGCTGTCGTTGATGGCAACGCCTGTAAAAGAGACCGCCCCTCCCGAAAGTGTGCCCAATATCATGATGCGGGCCATTGACAGCGCCTATCTGGAACTTTCTGAAGGCAACAAGCCCAAATTGTACCAGTCCAATATACTGCCTGATTTACATGAGCTTTTGTTGCGAGAAAAAGTGCCCCTGGACGCTATCACCACATGGTGGGAGGTGGTGGATGCACTGTTTGTGCGGGGGTACGTCCATGAAGCTATTCAGGCGCAACGTTATGCTGTGCCCGTACTTGCCGACGTTGCAGCGCAGATCGCCCAGAACCAGGGCATCATCTACAGCTATGATCAGGGTGTCCGTGACAAGACAAGAACCGCGTTGGTGGACGCCTCTGACTCGTATGTGGTGCTGAAAAACCCGACGCGCTTTGACCTGGGGGACGCCCAGATCGTCAGCCTTGATCTCGATGAGGTGGCACCGCGCGGGGGGGATTTGCAGGACAGGCAATCGGCCATCATGTATATGCTGGCACGGCATGTGCTGGGCAGTCGCTTTTTTCTCATGCCTGCGGATGTGGAACTGATGCCGGAGCAGTATCAGGCCTACCACGCCGAACGCATTGAAGCCATTCGGGAAGACCCCAAAAGGCTTTGCTACGATGAAGCGCACCGCGTGACAAAGAACACCTCCGTATCAGGTCAGCTAGAAGCGGATATGACCACGATGGCGCGGGAATCACGCAAATGGAACCTTTCCATCGGCTTGTACACGCAATCCATTGACGACATCCCCGACATCATCATCGAGCTTGCCACCACCATTCTCATCCTGGGAGCCGGAACGGACAAGGGCATTGAAGATTTGGCAAAGCGTTTTGCGTTGAACGGAGCCTGTCGCTATGCCCTGGGGCATCTGGGCAAGCCCGGCCCGGCAGGTTCCAACCTTGTGGGGCTGTTCCGAACCGGCGCGGGCCTCTCACAACTGGTGCTCAGTCTGACCATCGGCGGGCAGCCGCTGTGGGCCTTTTCCACCACCACCGAAGACGTGGCCATTCGTAACCATCTCTACAAACGCATGGAACCTTCCGAAGCATTGCGGCGTCTGGCAGCGCGTTTTCCGGGCGGCTCCGCCAAGTCGGAAGTGGAGCGTCGCCGTCGCCGGGTCACTGATCAGAGCAGCGCGGATGATGTGCTGGTCAACGTGATTCAGGAAATCGTCAACGAGATTGCGAGGAATGTATGA
- a CDS encoding type IV pilus twitching motility protein PilT produces MSNAPAGLFPSEPPLRWEHADINALLIWATREGMSDLLLCSGSPAWMRLHGAWRIVSSRPITADELLLALERLTKNNSVAAMIKSGQRDYDFAYQVEERRGLRRRYRGNATPVADGYSTGVKVVFRALPLMPPTLDELHVESAILEHAIPDNGLVLVTGVMGSGKSTFLAAILRHIIEQGGRNVTTYEAPIEFDFLNLPQQGGPVSQSTIPEHLQSFQTATRNSTRSAPDVVLIGESRDPETLRGMIESAEIGVAAYSTVHTRSVPETLSRIINVFPVEERLQVSATLLSCLRLVVSQRLLPLPDGKGRTALREYLAFTPEIREELLETPPERLIRTCETLIAQHGQRIQDAAEIAYAAGKIARDKYLAILAERKNPAKESQS; encoded by the coding sequence ATGAGTAACGCGCCTGCTGGCCTTTTCCCCAGTGAACCGCCTTTGCGTTGGGAGCACGCGGACATCAACGCCTTGCTCATCTGGGCTACCCGTGAGGGTATGTCGGATTTGCTTTTGTGCTCCGGCAGTCCTGCTTGGATGCGTCTGCACGGTGCATGGCGCATCGTGTCCAGTCGGCCCATTACCGCTGACGAACTCCTGCTGGCTCTGGAACGCCTGACCAAGAACAACTCTGTAGCGGCCATGATCAAATCCGGTCAACGCGACTATGATTTTGCCTATCAGGTGGAAGAGCGACGCGGCCTGCGTCGCCGGTATCGCGGCAACGCCACACCGGTAGCTGACGGCTACTCCACAGGGGTAAAAGTCGTGTTTCGAGCACTGCCCCTCATGCCGCCCACACTGGATGAATTGCATGTAGAGTCTGCCATTCTGGAACACGCCATACCGGATAACGGCCTGGTGCTGGTGACGGGCGTCATGGGGTCGGGCAAAAGCACATTTCTGGCCGCCATTCTGCGGCACATCATCGAGCAGGGGGGCCGCAACGTCACCACCTATGAGGCTCCCATCGAGTTTGACTTTCTCAATCTGCCTCAGCAGGGGGGGCCTGTATCCCAAAGCACCATCCCCGAACATTTGCAGTCGTTTCAAACCGCCACACGCAACTCCACCCGTTCGGCCCCTGATGTGGTGCTCATCGGGGAAAGCCGCGACCCGGAAACGCTGCGGGGGATGATCGAAAGCGCAGAAATCGGCGTGGCCGCCTATTCTACCGTGCATACCCGTTCGGTGCCCGAAACTCTTTCGCGCATCATCAACGTCTTTCCCGTGGAAGAGCGGTTGCAAGTCTCGGCAACTCTCCTTTCTTGTTTGCGGCTGGTGGTGTCGCAACGCCTTTTGCCCTTGCCGGACGGCAAGGGGCGCACCGCACTACGCGAGTATCTGGCCTTTACGCCGGAGATTCGGGAGGAGCTGCTGGAAACGCCACCTGAACGGCTTATCCGCACTTGTGAAACCCTGATCGCGCAGCATGGTCAGCGTATTCAAGACGCCGCAGAAATTGCCTACGCGGCGGGCAAGATTGCCAGAGACAAGTACTTGGCCATTCTTGCTGAAAGGAAAAACCCGGCAAAGGAGTCGCAATCATGA
- a CDS encoding DotA/TraY family protein: MASSDIPATSEVLLKSDASKQFLDTLLGQGWDAWGQGLGGSQAAELMLQLFSAFNIVALATISALFLWVLAMAVAGTAHEGTPFGKRYSSLWMPLRFVGAMGALAPIFKGLSFFQVAILACIGFSINLGNFVWELGTNYFVEHGGQITVQAPDQNVTHYAAIANGSLESLTMQYYLNERRGMNVSPGGQWKYSGNWIRSGGEYRFTFNGNTGSIMVECVDEGDALCRGKVNAVGTAVSSLSSVASQLANPDTPADAIDPLALHSAANSINATILSSLQSYAKQGQLKNKLQDFQDISKQYGWFIAGSSYWSIAWINQEVREAMYSGISYAPREYTESELLAMNYGLQDYEAVKERVANYIKTAYTTRRGISDTTAHPAVTDENRTLSEVGNWLRATLNNLVSANILPIAVEKLSTNDPIMAVSNVGDYLIGTAWGLAAALGGLDVAHSMSKAIPFIGKAVPNLDKYISFVLFSVFLPLLLYGLALAYYLPAIPFIRWIAALAGWVILIVESLVAAPLWLCAHALPEGEGAAGQHGKRGYLLLLGIIIRPPLMVAGFFCAVILLNVLGRLIGASFEMFIAGTSQAKVIGLTGTISMLVILGIVVIMTANKFFSLIHYLPEHVTNWIGQQFHSLGEKEDQSGVKGVFVGSTNAVSSGADGARGLRNTVLGSKPKPDLSEHNFRS, translated from the coding sequence ATGGCCTCATCTGATATTCCCGCAACCTCTGAGGTGCTGCTCAAAAGTGACGCCAGCAAGCAGTTTTTGGACACCCTGCTGGGACAAGGCTGGGACGCCTGGGGCCAGGGGCTTGGCGGCTCGCAAGCTGCGGAACTCATGCTGCAACTGTTCAGCGCATTCAACATCGTGGCGCTGGCGACCATTTCGGCGCTCTTTCTCTGGGTGCTGGCAATGGCCGTGGCGGGCACGGCGCATGAGGGTACGCCATTTGGCAAACGCTACAGCTCCTTATGGATGCCGCTGCGCTTTGTGGGGGCAATGGGGGCGCTGGCACCCATATTCAAGGGGCTGAGTTTCTTTCAGGTGGCGATTCTGGCCTGCATCGGCTTTTCCATCAACCTGGGCAATTTCGTCTGGGAGCTGGGCACCAACTACTTTGTGGAGCACGGCGGGCAGATCACCGTGCAGGCTCCCGACCAGAACGTGACCCACTATGCCGCCATTGCCAACGGTTCGCTGGAATCGCTGACCATGCAGTATTACCTGAACGAGCGCCGGGGCATGAATGTCTCGCCGGGCGGTCAATGGAAGTACAGCGGCAACTGGATTCGCTCTGGCGGCGAGTACCGCTTCACCTTCAACGGCAACACCGGCTCCATCATGGTGGAGTGCGTGGACGAAGGTGATGCGCTGTGCCGGGGCAAGGTCAATGCCGTAGGCACGGCGGTGTCGTCGCTCTCCAGTGTGGCAAGCCAGCTTGCCAACCCGGATACGCCCGCCGACGCCATTGACCCGTTGGCTTTGCACTCTGCGGCCAACAGCATCAACGCCACCATTCTGTCCTCCTTGCAAAGCTACGCCAAACAGGGGCAGCTCAAGAACAAATTGCAGGACTTTCAGGACATATCCAAGCAGTACGGCTGGTTTATCGCCGGTTCGTCCTACTGGTCAATCGCCTGGATCAATCAGGAAGTGCGCGAAGCCATGTATTCGGGCATTTCGTATGCCCCCAGAGAATACACGGAGTCCGAACTGCTCGCCATGAACTACGGCTTGCAGGATTACGAGGCCGTCAAAGAGCGCGTGGCCAACTACATCAAGACGGCCTACACCACGCGGCGCGGCATCTCGGACACCACGGCGCATCCTGCGGTGACGGATGAAAACCGGACACTGAGCGAAGTCGGCAACTGGCTGCGGGCTACGCTGAACAATCTTGTGAGCGCCAATATCCTGCCCATTGCGGTGGAAAAGCTCTCCACCAACGACCCCATCATGGCCGTGTCCAACGTGGGGGATTACCTCATCGGCACGGCCTGGGGGCTGGCCGCAGCTCTGGGCGGCCTTGATGTGGCGCATTCTATGAGCAAGGCTATTCCCTTTATCGGCAAGGCTGTGCCCAATCTGGACAAGTATATTTCTTTCGTTCTGTTCTCCGTCTTCTTGCCGCTGCTGCTCTACGGCCTGGCGCTGGCCTATTACCTTCCGGCCATTCCCTTTATCCGCTGGATTGCCGCCCTGGCGGGCTGGGTGATTCTCATTGTGGAATCGCTCGTGGCCGCGCCGCTGTGGCTGTGCGCCCATGCCCTGCCCGAAGGAGAAGGGGCAGCCGGGCAGCACGGCAAGCGCGGGTATCTCTTGCTGCTCGGCATCATCATTCGCCCGCCGCTCATGGTGGCCGGGTTTTTCTGCGCCGTGATCCTGCTCAACGTGCTGGGGCGGCTCATCGGGGCCAGTTTCGAGATGTTCATTGCGGGCACTTCACAAGCCAAGGTCATCGGCCTCACGGGCACCATTTCCATGCTGGTGATCCTCGGCATCGTGGTGATCATGACGGCCAACAAATTCTTCAGCCTTATCCACTACCTGCCGGAGCATGTGACCAACTGGATCGGCCAGCAATTCCATTCCCTGGGTGAAAAAGAAGACCAGAGCGGGGTCAAGGGCGTGTTTGTGGGTTCCACCAACGCGGTCTCGTCCGGCGCGGACGGGGCGCGGGGCCTGCGCAATACCGTGCTTGGCAGCAAGCCGAAACCTGACCTCTCTGAACACAATTTCAGGAGTTAG
- a CDS encoding ParA family protein — translation MRCIVIANKKGGVGKTTTTQNLTAALAAHGKKVLAVDMDAQANLTRAWGKGNEGKSILDVLRGKASWQDIALPVEKGAAGGCVLLAPANRQLAAMPEVFAQEIGKELLLKEALERVQGMFDVALIDSPPSLDLLAINTYAAADAVLIPVQTEFHSLEGLALMQDDLERVRRRLNPNLAVLGIVPTFVDRRKRLCRDVLDVLAEKHSTDLMQAVIRDNVTLAEAPSHGQSVFVYDPKSYGAQDYAALGSEVITRLEARYGA, via the coding sequence ATGCGCTGCATCGTCATCGCCAACAAAAAGGGGGGCGTGGGCAAAACGACCACCACCCAGAACTTGACCGCAGCCCTGGCCGCCCACGGCAAGAAAGTGCTGGCCGTGGACATGGACGCGCAGGCCAACCTGACCCGCGCCTGGGGCAAGGGAAATGAGGGCAAAAGCATTCTGGATGTGCTGCGTGGCAAGGCGAGTTGGCAGGACATTGCGTTGCCGGTGGAAAAAGGCGCGGCGGGCGGCTGCGTTCTGCTGGCTCCAGCCAATCGGCAGCTTGCGGCCATGCCGGAAGTCTTTGCGCAGGAAATTGGCAAGGAATTGCTGCTGAAAGAAGCTCTGGAACGGGTGCAGGGCATGTTTGACGTGGCGCTCATCGACAGCCCGCCCTCGCTGGACTTGCTGGCCATCAACACCTATGCGGCGGCGGACGCCGTGCTCATCCCAGTGCAGACGGAGTTCCATTCGCTGGAAGGTCTCGCGCTCATGCAGGACGATCTGGAACGGGTGCGCCGCCGCTTGAACCCCAATCTGGCGGTGCTTGGCATTGTCCCGACCTTTGTTGACCGCAGAAAGCGGCTGTGCCGTGACGTTCTGGACGTGCTGGCCGAAAAGCACAGCACCGATCTCATGCAGGCCGTCATCCGTGACAACGTGACGCTGGCCGAAGCGCCCAGCCACGGCCAGAGTGTCTTTGTCTATGACCCCAAATCCTACGGGGCGCAGGATTACGCCGCCCTTGGCAGTGAAGTGATAACCCGATTGGAGGCCCGTTATGGCGCGTAA
- a CDS encoding DotD/TraH family lipoprotein (Members of this family include DotD of type IVB secretion systems and TraH of plasmid conjugative plasmid systems, both lipoproteins.), giving the protein MKRCAFFLCILALAGCAKKAAVPDAANPGDFVAVTLGDAAQTAHGELAMLAKLRGQGLQPLLPPADPSLSQSVSISWTGPAEGALKELCLQLGYRYQETGTPSTQTLTVVVRGLNRPAHVLLEDIAWQVQPQAVVRVDPIGRVITLARTKKAGGQS; this is encoded by the coding sequence ATGAAACGATGTGCCTTCTTCCTCTGCATCCTTGCCCTTGCGGGATGCGCAAAAAAGGCTGCTGTGCCGGACGCGGCAAATCCCGGTGACTTTGTGGCTGTCACGCTGGGCGATGCGGCGCAGACCGCCCACGGCGAACTTGCCATGCTGGCAAAACTGCGCGGTCAGGGCCTGCAACCTCTGTTGCCACCCGCCGACCCCTCTCTCAGTCAGTCGGTGTCCATCTCGTGGACTGGCCCTGCCGAAGGCGCTCTCAAAGAACTCTGCCTGCAACTCGGCTACCGCTATCAGGAGACGGGCACCCCTTCGACACAGACCCTCACGGTTGTGGTGCGCGGGCTGAACCGCCCGGCCCATGTGCTGCTGGAAGACATCGCCTGGCAGGTGCAGCCGCAGGCGGTGGTGCGTGTTGATCCCATTGGCCGGGTCATCACCCTGGCCCGCACCAAGAAAGCAGGGGGTCAGTCATGA
- a CDS encoding type IV secretory system conjugative DNA transfer family protein, with translation MSRRICLLLVMLLSLWGCAAKKEAQEPTPLVPMPPLENVAATPPKPVSVAPAQEEGQTLTVYRPADTASGPRRGEPEELAALLEMKGEPVNVTAVNLMRPNAIREAAQTVTFQAAMAYRYKQLVAATERHSAALDAAFNFSPLLMTQGDALILPPVLTRAEASMRIESEDAATTANTSYELLAPARYVPTVPTWREFLMTDGFPEPEKPNPAVMPKNDKERAIWRAAVREAWAQGLTEADQLYADNVSRMARQYRGVMLYHLLTAQHLLSQVNTASADLGMKTTDNGSKLHIGQKVYRITAPSAFTPDNAAQTTPRRK, from the coding sequence ATGAGCCGCCGTATCTGCCTGCTCCTGGTTATGCTCCTGAGTCTGTGGGGCTGCGCTGCAAAGAAAGAAGCTCAAGAACCCACGCCCCTCGTGCCCATGCCGCCCCTGGAAAATGTCGCGGCAACACCTCCGAAACCCGTTTCTGTGGCTCCGGCGCAGGAAGAGGGCCAGACGCTCACGGTCTATCGGCCTGCGGACACGGCCTCCGGCCCGCGCCGGGGAGAACCGGAAGAGTTGGCCGCTCTGCTTGAAATGAAGGGCGAGCCGGTTAACGTCACCGCCGTGAACCTCATGCGCCCTAACGCTATCCGCGAAGCCGCGCAGACCGTCACGTTTCAGGCGGCAATGGCGTATCGCTACAAGCAGCTTGTGGCAGCTACAGAACGGCACAGCGCCGCTCTGGACGCGGCCTTCAACTTCTCGCCGCTCCTCATGACGCAGGGGGATGCGCTTATTCTGCCGCCCGTGCTCACGCGGGCCGAGGCCTCCATGCGCATTGAATCCGAGGATGCGGCCACAACTGCGAACACCTCCTACGAATTGCTTGCCCCTGCCCGGTATGTACCCACCGTGCCCACCTGGCGCGAGTTCCTGATGACGGACGGCTTCCCTGAGCCGGAAAAACCCAACCCTGCGGTCATGCCCAAGAACGACAAGGAACGCGCTATCTGGCGAGCTGCCGTGCGCGAAGCCTGGGCGCAGGGCCTGACGGAAGCGGATCAGCTTTATGCCGACAACGTGTCCCGCATGGCGCGGCAGTATCGCGGGGTCATGCTCTACCACCTGCTCACCGCGCAGCACCTGCTGAGTCAGGTCAACACGGCTTCCGCCGACCTTGGCATGAAGACCACGGACAACGGCAGCAAGCTCCATATCGGGCAGAAGGTTTACCGCATTACCGCGCCATCAGCCTTCACACCCGACAATGCCGCGCAGACAACCCCACGCAGGAAGTGA